A region from the Andrena cerasifolii isolate SP2316 chromosome 9, iyAndCera1_principal, whole genome shotgun sequence genome encodes:
- the LOC143373515 gene encoding uncharacterized protein LOC143373515 gives MDEHRQAISLANSYFALVDGLASGLESHLSEDVVLDWFGRRITGRRCVTAFIQAHKVNSRHMFTDILPTAGIGYKKKYSSRKRSISYRSAQESRSVDIDKDNADGKINKQAFQESSEMTRDVAIDFNQNEIDPKGITAMEEDTFYDLCEGDLSNLFKLDISSANIEEIERSINRIKLEEDMAPTVKAIKRECGQGNGPPVVETSTVKYVEANGQLEFSRKFWKRDAWDAYHLATSNVHTWRRPCKLQIAYSTLTEPPSMEPHRKSKCASRFGQSKVRLPNLEEINKISNRLVPNTNDFGGFLKHVDFFEDRQSFLQNFGIEMATKSSFKPTFNPQYVENRLVFNKPCINADDRDDLNRKKFVFNYQIHWIIYEGSNKCRMNLLSEFEQTKA, from the exons ATGGACGAGCACAGGCAAGCGATTTCGTTGGCGAACAGCTATTTCGCGCTGGTCGACGGTCTCGCTTCCGGTTTAGAGAGCCACCTCTCGGAGGACGTGGTCCTCGATTGGTTCGGCAGGAGGATCACAGGCAGGAGGTGCGTGACCGCCTTCATCCAGGCGCACAAAGTGAACAGCAGGCATATGTTCACGGATATTCTTCCGACCGCTGGCATCGGTTACAAAAAGAAGTACTCGAGTCG AAAAAGATCCATCTCGTATCGGAGCGCACAAGAGTCCCGAAGCGTGGATATCGATAAAGATAACGCCGATGGTAAAATAAACAAGCAGGCTTTCCAAGAATCATCGGAAATGACGCGCGACGTCGCGATAGATTTTAATCAGAACGAAATCGACCCGAAGGGGATCACCGCGATGGAGGAGGATACGTTCTACGATCTGTGCGAGGGTGATCTCAGCAATCTTTTCAAGCTGGATATCTCGTCGGCCAACATAGAGGAGATCGAGCGGAGCATTAATAGGATAAAATTGGAAGAGGATATGGCACCAACCGTCAAAGCTATCAAGAGAGAGTGCGGTCAAGGGAATGGGCCTCCTGTCGTCGAGACCAGCACGGTCAAGTACGTCGAGGCTAACGGGCAGCTAGAGTTCTCGCGGAAATTTTGGAAACGAG ATGCTTGGGACGCTTACCATTTGGCGACGTCGAACGTCCACACTTGGAGGCGTCCGTGCAAATTGCAAATCGCCTATTCCACGCTGACCGAGCCGCCGAGCATGGAGCCGCATCGCAAAAGTAAGTGCGCGTCACGTTTTGGCCAGTCGAAAGTGAGATTGCCCAATTTGGAGGAGATCAACAAAATCAGTAACAGACTGGTCCCAAATACCAACGATTTCGGGGGTTTCCTCAAGCACGTGGACTTCTTCGAGGACCGCCAGAGCTTCCTACAGAATTTCGGAATCGAGATGGCGACCAAAAGTTCTTTTAAACCGACCTTCAACCCCCAATACGTGGAGAATAGGCTTGTTTTTAACAAGCCGTGCATCAACGCGGACGATCGTGACGATCTTAACAGGAAGAAGTTCGTTTTCAACTACCAGATCCATTGGATCATATACGAGGGTAGTAACAAGTGTAGAATGAATCTTTTAAGCGAGTTCGAGCAAACGAAAGCTTAA
- the LOC143373517 gene encoding uncharacterized protein LOC143373517 produces MPRSTQRTFATGIVVTMLVNGLVMAQKYTGYQGDPDDLLYPGSDEEKSNPSPAKRVVRGTQLSEELQLIKKINTLDTMDEFRTLVKLPFHRSSRMGENEERSNAERPIPAKCMPELQPVSLKLETDPSSIYYPSCTRVKRCGGCCSHSLLSCQPTASEFRNFEVLVLPGGHSGGLNYTSKQIVPLEEHTKCMCDCRIKAEDCNSTQSYVQEECRCK; encoded by the exons ATGCCGCGATCAACACAAAGAACGTTCGCCACCGGGATCGTCGTGACGATGCTGGTCAATGGACTAGTGATGGCCCAGAAGTACACGGGATACCAGGGTGACCCAGACGACTTGTTGTATCCCGGCTCCGATGAAGAGAAATCGAATCCTTCACCGGCGAAGAGGGTAGTACGTGGCACCCAGTTATCG GAAGAGCTgcaattgataaaaaaaatcaacacCCTCGACACGATGGACGAGTTTCGCACCCTCGTGAAGTTACCCTTCCATCGCAGTA GTAGAATGGGAGAGAACGAGGAACGCTCGAACGCGGAACGGCCGATTCCAGCGAAATGTATGCCGGAGTTACAGCCGGTTTCCTTGAAACTGGAAACCGATCCATCCAGCATCTACTACCCCTCGTGCACCCGCGTCAAGAGGTGCGGAGGCTGTTGCAGCCACTCGTTGCTCTCCTGCCAGCCGACGGCGTcggaatttcgaaatttcgag GTGCTGGTGCTGCCCGGTGGTCACTCTGGCGGATTGAACTACACGAGCAAGCAGATCGTGCCGTTGGAGGAGCACACGAAATGCATGTGCGACTGTAGAATTAAGGCGGAG GATTGCAACAGCACACAATCGTACGTGCAGGAAGAGTGCAGATGCAAGTGA
- the Dap gene encoding cyclin-dependent kinase inhibitor dacapo, which translates to MSARVLNPVMMTEMSRNLGGGRTVPSRAALARVRRDLFGPVDHAAARALAERELRAQSILDAERWGFDFHLEIPRANSRYEWELVTPQDVVPEPYALRGMPYLRKHAPGTPRKARDSSPTTRLLRKESPTTPILQKTERTPPQEPRVPQIGELTMSEMFDFEADKKMYIVEPTTPVLSTSAARKQSSITDFMKSRKRSLNGSAKSMIEPPEKIARNAGQIRS; encoded by the exons ATGAGCGCACGGGTGTTGAATCCGGTGATGATGACGGAAATGAGTAGGAATCTGGGTGGAGGACGAACGGTGCCTAGCAGAGCAGCTCTAGCCCGCGTCCGAAGGGATCTGTTCGGGCCCGTGGATCACGCGGCGGCCCGCGCGTTGGCGGAGCGCGAGCTACGCGCTCAATCGATCCTCGACGCCGAGAGATGGGGATTCGACTTTCACTTGGAGATACCGAGGGCGAACTCGAGGTACGAGTGGGAGCTGGTCACGCCGCAGGACGTGGTGCCCGAGCCCTATGCCCTGCGCGGCATGCCCTACTTAAGGAAACACGCGCCCGGCACGCCGAGAAAGGCGCGAGACTCCTCGCCCACCACCCGATTGCTTCGCAAAGAGTCCCCGACGACGCCGATCCTTCAAAAGACGGAGAGGACGCCGCCGCAGGAGCCCAGGGTCCCGCAGATCGGCGAGCTCACCATGAGCGAAATGTTCGACTTCGAGGCGGACAAGAAAATGTACATCGTCGAACCCACTACCCCCGTTCTCTCGACTTCCGCCGCGAGGAAACAGTCCTCCATAACCG ACTTCATGAAGAGCCGTAAACGTAGCCTAAACGGTAGCGCGAAGAGCATGATAGAGCCGCCGGAGAAGATCGCCCGCAACGCGGGCCAGATACGCAGCTAA